In one window of uncultured Draconibacterium sp. DNA:
- a CDS encoding family 43 glycosylhydrolase produces the protein MQTLKKLIGTTLFALLVISSGQAQTIVPNTYCNPLDIDYTYMVYNSARNISYRSGADPAVIEFRGEYYMFVTRSFGYWHSSDLVNWDFIKPQQWFFEGCNAPTAFNYKDSLVYFAGDPAGYGSILYTDDPKGGKWTPTPSISNNIQDSELFIDDDGKTYLYWGSSNVYPIRVKELNTNDRFLETGVKKDLINLVEEEHGWERFGENNFHPTLKEGYMEGASMTKHKGKYYLQYAAPGTQFNVYADGVYIGESPLGPFTYMKNNPMSFKPGGFTNGAGHGITVKQTNGQYWHFATMALASNAQWERRLCMFPTYFDEDGLMHSNTAYGDYPRFGPDHPTKAGQHCGWMLLSYKGKVTVSSSLKQIMKFTSNNDEIEVHELPLEKNDKEEITANVLTDENPKTFWVAEANNDKQWIKIEMLNPGHIYAFQLNFHDYESGIYTRTEGLRHRFIIEVSADGKNWQTVVDRSNSYKDSPNAYIVLNQPVEARFVRYKNIEVPGNNFAMSEIRVFGLGLGKKPAEVKDFEITRQDDRRDISFAWKPVKGAQGYNIRWGIAPDKLYQSWQLYDTNEHFMRCLDRDTPYYFSIEAFNENGISEPTEPIKID, from the coding sequence ATGCAAACCTTAAAAAAACTCATTGGAACAACTTTATTTGCCCTGCTTGTAATCAGCAGTGGTCAGGCCCAAACTATTGTTCCAAATACCTACTGCAATCCGCTGGATATTGATTACACCTACATGGTTTACAATTCTGCCCGGAATATTTCATATCGATCGGGTGCTGATCCGGCAGTTATTGAGTTTCGTGGCGAATACTACATGTTTGTAACCCGTTCGTTTGGCTACTGGCATTCATCCGACTTAGTGAACTGGGATTTTATCAAACCTCAGCAATGGTTTTTCGAAGGATGTAACGCACCTACTGCTTTCAATTACAAAGATTCGTTGGTGTATTTTGCCGGCGATCCGGCGGGTTACGGAAGTATTCTTTATACCGACGATCCGAAAGGTGGCAAATGGACACCAACCCCTTCCATTTCGAATAATATTCAGGATTCGGAACTTTTTATCGATGACGATGGAAAAACCTATTTATACTGGGGCTCATCGAATGTGTATCCGATACGTGTAAAGGAACTTAACACAAATGATCGTTTTCTTGAAACAGGAGTAAAAAAAGACCTGATCAACCTGGTAGAAGAAGAACACGGCTGGGAACGTTTTGGCGAAAACAACTTTCATCCGACTCTAAAAGAAGGATATATGGAAGGCGCTTCGATGACAAAACACAAGGGCAAATATTATTTGCAGTACGCCGCGCCGGGAACGCAGTTTAATGTTTATGCCGATGGCGTTTACATTGGCGAATCACCGCTGGGACCTTTCACCTATATGAAAAATAACCCAATGAGCTTTAAACCGGGAGGTTTTACCAACGGCGCGGGACACGGAATTACCGTAAAACAAACCAATGGGCAATACTGGCATTTTGCCACCATGGCGCTGGCGTCGAACGCCCAATGGGAACGCCGACTGTGCATGTTCCCAACCTATTTTGATGAAGACGGTTTGATGCACTCGAATACTGCCTATGGCGATTATCCGCGTTTTGGCCCCGATCATCCTACAAAAGCCGGACAGCATTGTGGCTGGATGTTGTTGTCGTACAAAGGAAAGGTTACCGTTTCATCGTCGTTAAAACAGATTATGAAATTCACCTCAAACAATGATGAGATTGAGGTACACGAATTGCCTCTTGAAAAAAATGATAAAGAAGAAATTACCGCCAATGTGTTGACCGATGAAAATCCAAAAACATTTTGGGTAGCTGAAGCCAACAACGATAAACAATGGATAAAGATTGAAATGTTGAATCCCGGACATATTTATGCTTTTCAACTGAATTTCCATGATTATGAGTCGGGTATTTATACACGCACCGAAGGTTTACGGCACCGTTTTATTATCGAAGTTTCAGCAGATGGGAAAAACTGGCAGACCGTGGTTGACCGCAGCAACAGTTACAAAGATTCGCCTAATGCATACATTGTGCTGAATCAGCCGGTGGAAGCAAGATTTGTTCGCTATAAAAACATCGAAGTTCCGGGAAACAACTTTGCCATGAGCGAGATCCGGGTATTTGGTTTGGGACTGGGCAAGAAACCAGCCGAAGTAAAAGATTTTGAAATAACACGTCAAGATGACCGCCGGGATATTTCCTTCGCATGGAAACCGGTAAAAGGTGCTCAGGGATACAATATCCGCTGGGGTATTGCACCGGACAAATTGTACCAATCCTGGCAGCTTTACGATACAAACGAACATTTTATGCGCTGTCTCGATCGTGATACTCCCTACTATTTTTCGATAGAAGCATTTAACGAAAATGGAATTTCTGAACCAACGGAACCGATTAAAATTGATTAG
- the bglX gene encoding beta-glucosidase BglX — protein sequence MSRFLLFVAVLFLFAGCVTPTSNSGDSEMDVFVSDLMAKMTIQEKIGQLNLITPGGGIPTGSVVSTGVEEKIKTGKVGGIFGVYGPEKTRQAQQLAVEESRLGIPMIFGSDVIHGYKTTFPLPLGLASTWDMELIEKTAQIAAKEATADGIFWNFSPMVDVSRDPRWGRISEGAGEDPYLGSEIAKAMVNGYQQDNLTGTTTMMATVKHFALYGAAEAGRDYNSVDMSHLRMFNEYFPPYKAAIDAGVGCVMSSFNDVDGVPASGNKWLLTDVLRDRWGFNGFVVSDYTSVNEMIAHGLGDLQAVSALALKAGLDMDMVGEGFLTTLEKSLEEGKVTEEDINVACRRILEAKYKLGLFENPYRYFDNTRPEKDILTAEHRQVARQAAASSMVLLKNEDQLLPLKKSGTVALVGPLVDSRSNMLGTWAPTGDFNLAVTVLEGFQNVVGNKVNILHAKGANICDDPEFAKKINVFGPKIFIDERSTETMLREAVSVSKKADVIIAVVGEATEMTGESSSRTDITMPPGQKKLLRELAKTGKPLVVVNMSGRPMEIGEEVETADAFLQMWHAGVEGGNALPDVLFGDYNPSGKLTATFPVNVGQVPIYYSVRNTGRPQDGDTFQKFKSNYLDAPNSPLFPFGYGLSYTSFEFKNLSVDKTNITNNDELKVSVEVKNTGDFAGEEVVQLYIRDMVASITPPLRLLKGFEKVSIPKGETKTVEFTITNNDLAFYHSDLSFYAEPGEFEIYVGGDSNATLATKFTLK from the coding sequence ATGTCACGCTTTTTACTATTTGTTGCAGTACTATTTTTATTTGCAGGATGTGTAACTCCAACAAGCAACTCGGGTGATTCCGAAATGGATGTCTTTGTTTCCGATTTAATGGCAAAAATGACCATTCAGGAAAAAATTGGTCAGTTGAACCTGATCACGCCCGGAGGTGGGATTCCCACAGGATCGGTGGTAAGTACCGGTGTTGAGGAGAAGATTAAAACCGGAAAGGTAGGCGGTATTTTTGGTGTTTACGGACCGGAGAAAACGCGTCAGGCACAGCAGCTGGCTGTTGAAGAAAGCCGCCTGGGAATTCCGATGATCTTTGGTTCGGATGTTATTCATGGTTACAAAACTACTTTCCCGCTACCGCTTGGATTAGCCAGTACCTGGGATATGGAACTGATTGAAAAAACCGCTCAGATTGCGGCCAAAGAAGCAACTGCCGATGGTATTTTCTGGAATTTCTCACCAATGGTTGACGTATCGCGAGACCCGCGCTGGGGGCGTATTTCTGAAGGTGCCGGTGAAGATCCGTACCTGGGTTCCGAAATTGCCAAAGCAATGGTAAACGGATACCAGCAAGACAACCTGACCGGAACTACTACAATGATGGCAACCGTAAAACATTTTGCCTTATACGGTGCTGCTGAAGCCGGCCGTGATTACAACTCAGTTGATATGAGTCACCTGCGGATGTTTAACGAATATTTTCCGCCGTACAAAGCGGCAATCGATGCCGGCGTTGGCTGTGTCATGTCGTCGTTTAACGATGTTGACGGTGTTCCTGCATCGGGAAATAAATGGTTACTAACCGATGTATTGCGCGACAGATGGGGATTTAATGGTTTTGTGGTATCTGATTATACTTCGGTTAACGAAATGATTGCTCATGGTTTGGGCGATTTACAAGCCGTTTCGGCACTGGCATTAAAAGCCGGATTGGACATGGACATGGTAGGAGAAGGATTTCTGACCACGCTTGAAAAATCGCTGGAAGAAGGAAAAGTAACAGAGGAAGACATCAATGTCGCTTGCCGCCGAATTCTGGAGGCGAAATATAAACTGGGACTTTTTGAAAATCCATACCGTTACTTTGATAATACGCGCCCTGAAAAAGATATTTTAACTGCCGAACACCGCCAGGTGGCACGACAAGCTGCAGCTAGCTCAATGGTATTATTGAAAAACGAAGACCAGTTACTGCCGCTGAAAAAATCAGGAACTGTAGCTTTGGTGGGTCCACTGGTTGACAGCCGAAGTAATATGCTCGGAACATGGGCGCCAACAGGCGATTTTAATTTGGCAGTTACCGTTCTGGAAGGATTTCAGAACGTGGTTGGCAACAAAGTAAATATTCTTCATGCAAAAGGAGCCAATATATGCGACGATCCGGAGTTTGCAAAAAAGATAAATGTATTTGGTCCGAAGATATTTATCGATGAGCGTTCTACCGAAACCATGTTGCGCGAAGCTGTTTCGGTATCGAAAAAGGCTGATGTAATTATTGCCGTTGTTGGAGAAGCTACTGAAATGACGGGTGAATCATCGAGCCGCACAGACATTACCATGCCGCCAGGTCAGAAGAAATTATTAAGAGAACTGGCAAAAACCGGTAAGCCACTGGTTGTTGTAAATATGAGTGGCCGTCCGATGGAAATTGGCGAAGAAGTGGAAACGGCGGATGCCTTTCTGCAAATGTGGCATGCCGGTGTTGAAGGCGGAAATGCCTTGCCCGACGTATTGTTTGGCGATTACAATCCATCAGGGAAATTAACAGCAACTTTCCCTGTAAATGTTGGCCAAGTACCAATTTATTACAGTGTTCGAAACACAGGTCGGCCACAGGATGGCGATACTTTTCAAAAATTTAAATCAAATTATCTGGACGCACCAAATTCGCCGCTTTTCCCATTCGGATATGGGTTAAGCTACACATCATTTGAGTTTAAAAACTTGAGTGTCGACAAAACAAACATCACAAATAATGACGAGTTAAAAGTATCTGTTGAAGTGAAGAATACAGGCGATTTTGCCGGAGAGGAAGTAGTTCAGCTTTACATTCGCGATATGGTGGCCAGTATTACACCACCACTGCGTTTATTAAAAGGATTTGAAAAAGTTTCCATTCCAAAAGGTGAAACAAAAACGGTAGAATTTACCATTACCAACAACGACCTGGCATTTTATCATTCTGATCTGTCGTTTTATGCCGAACCCGGTGAATTTGAGATTTATGTGGGAGGTGATTCAAACGCCACATTGGCGACAAAATTTACCTTGAAATAA
- a CDS encoding sulfatase: MRNLFITAFFGSVLLLGACSQKESTPQRPNIIFIMSDDHAYQAISAYDDKLIQTPNIDRIAEEGMIFTNACVSNSICAPSRATILTGKHTHIHGKIDNNFPFDTTNVTFPQLLHDAGYQTAMFGKLHFGNNPKGFDEFKILPGQGDYYNPDFITNNGDTTIQGYVTDVITDLAIDWMDNRRKEDKPFLMMYLHKAPHREWYPAERHYKEFTKKTFPEPETLFDDYKGRGTAAKEAEMNLLKHMTVSADNKIYPELAKDLGVEEMSEWGFNVFKSKYARFTDEQKAKWDAVYGPINEEFAKLYPTMSDSAFMRWKYQRYMQDYLGCIAAVDENVGRLLDHLKEQGLDENTIVVYTSDQGFYLGEHGWFDKRFIYNESFKTPLLVKWPGKIAPGSVSDEMVQNLDFAQTFLEAAGIEAPSDMQGESLIPLLVGDTASWTRDAVYYHYYEYPGFHMVKRHYGIVTTDFKLAHFYYDIDEWELYDRKKDPLELNNVYDDPAYADVVTALTKQLQDLRVQYKDSDELDRKFIQKYKDKGLIK; this comes from the coding sequence ATGAGAAATTTATTTATAACCGCTTTTTTTGGATCAGTATTATTGTTGGGAGCCTGCTCACAAAAAGAAAGTACACCGCAGCGTCCGAACATTATTTTTATTATGAGCGACGATCATGCCTACCAGGCCATTAGTGCGTATGACGATAAACTGATACAAACACCAAATATCGACCGGATTGCCGAAGAAGGAATGATATTCACTAACGCCTGTGTTTCTAATTCAATTTGTGCCCCTTCGCGGGCAACAATTTTAACCGGTAAACACACGCACATTCATGGAAAAATCGATAATAACTTTCCTTTCGATACTACAAATGTTACTTTTCCGCAGTTACTGCACGATGCCGGTTATCAGACAGCCATGTTTGGCAAACTGCACTTCGGAAATAATCCAAAAGGCTTTGATGAGTTTAAAATCCTTCCGGGACAGGGCGATTATTACAATCCCGATTTTATAACCAACAATGGCGATACAACCATACAAGGCTATGTTACCGATGTGATTACCGACCTCGCCATCGACTGGATGGATAACCGAAGAAAGGAAGACAAACCTTTTTTAATGATGTACCTGCACAAAGCGCCTCATCGCGAGTGGTACCCGGCCGAACGTCATTATAAAGAATTTACCAAAAAGACTTTCCCGGAACCGGAAACATTATTCGATGATTACAAAGGCCGGGGAACAGCAGCAAAAGAAGCTGAGATGAATTTGCTAAAACACATGACAGTTTCGGCCGATAACAAAATTTATCCGGAGTTGGCAAAAGATCTGGGTGTTGAGGAAATGTCAGAATGGGGCTTTAATGTTTTTAAAAGTAAATATGCCCGTTTTACCGACGAACAAAAGGCAAAGTGGGATGCCGTTTATGGCCCAATAAACGAAGAGTTTGCAAAGCTATACCCAACAATGAGCGACTCGGCTTTTATGCGTTGGAAATACCAGCGTTACATGCAGGATTACCTGGGGTGTATTGCTGCTGTTGATGAAAATGTGGGCCGTTTGCTCGATCACCTGAAAGAACAGGGGCTGGACGAAAATACCATTGTCGTTTATACCTCCGACCAAGGATTTTACCTGGGCGAGCACGGCTGGTTCGACAAACGTTTTATTTATAACGAATCGTTTAAAACACCACTTTTGGTGAAGTGGCCGGGTAAAATTGCTCCCGGATCGGTTTCGGATGAAATGGTGCAAAACCTCGATTTTGCACAAACCTTTCTGGAGGCTGCCGGAATTGAGGCACCGTCGGATATGCAGGGAGAAAGCCTAATACCACTGTTAGTGGGCGATACTGCCAGCTGGACCCGCGACGCGGTTTATTACCATTACTACGAATATCCGGGATTTCATATGGTAAAACGCCACTACGGAATTGTAACCACAGACTTTAAACTTGCTCATTTTTACTACGATATTGATGAGTGGGAATTGTACGACCGTAAAAAAGATCCGCTGGAACTGAATAATGTTTACGACGATCCGGCATATGCAGATGTAGTTACTGCTTTGACGAAACAATTACAAGATTTGCGTGTGCAATACAAAGACTCTGACGAGTTGGATCGGAAATTTATTCAGAAATATAAGGACAAAGGGCTGATAAAATAA
- a CDS encoding HlyD family efflux transporter periplasmic adaptor subunit: MDNRSRLFVFSLLAILASVLFACKGNSDKSEIKTEVVDRGPVVASFKCQGSVRAANVVSVLNPLRNSVVAVQKMPGERVEKGELIMQLDKTQILDEIASLNNQIQQKENALEKNRLNARSIQLDLNQSEQAKKARVQNMQNSLEQQEKLLEAGGTSQARVDQIKQNLLLAEQDLNNQAEKNSIRLQQLEMDERNLTLQIQSFKKSLNTQRAILQKTDVKAPVSGILLELAGNVGDYVSLDQVLVKIADESALKIVGTAGKNKLSLIHAGGKVEVLVNGEKFMGTIGQVYDDENSESVSFDVFVAENEQQKLMGVENIELLVKANDKENVLRILKLPGMKLSQHFDVLLQKDDEVVRTEIVLGTFGKDYCEIISGVNEGDVILVEDPSTAMVQ; the protein is encoded by the coding sequence ATGGATAACAGATCCCGATTATTTGTTTTTAGCCTTCTGGCAATTTTGGCGAGCGTACTGTTTGCCTGTAAAGGAAATTCGGATAAATCAGAAATTAAAACCGAAGTTGTAGATCGTGGCCCGGTGGTGGCTTCGTTTAAATGCCAGGGAAGCGTTCGTGCGGCCAATGTTGTGTCGGTGCTAAACCCTTTGCGTAACTCGGTGGTTGCCGTACAGAAAATGCCAGGCGAGCGGGTTGAAAAAGGGGAACTTATTATGCAGCTCGACAAAACGCAGATTTTGGATGAAATTGCCAGTTTGAATAACCAGATACAACAAAAAGAAAATGCACTAGAGAAAAACCGCTTAAATGCACGAAGTATTCAGCTCGATCTTAATCAAAGTGAACAGGCGAAAAAAGCTCGTGTTCAGAATATGCAAAATTCGCTCGAACAGCAGGAAAAGTTATTGGAAGCCGGTGGAACATCGCAGGCAAGAGTCGATCAAATAAAGCAAAACCTGTTGTTGGCCGAGCAGGATTTAAATAATCAGGCAGAAAAGAATTCTATACGTTTGCAGCAGCTTGAAATGGATGAGCGCAACCTCACATTACAAATTCAATCGTTTAAAAAGAGCCTGAATACACAAAGAGCTATTCTCCAAAAGACAGACGTAAAAGCACCGGTTTCAGGAATTCTCCTGGAGCTTGCCGGGAATGTGGGCGATTATGTTTCGCTTGATCAGGTATTAGTAAAAATTGCCGATGAAAGTGCCTTGAAAATTGTTGGAACTGCCGGAAAAAACAAACTCAGTTTAATTCACGCCGGAGGAAAGGTGGAAGTGTTGGTGAATGGCGAAAAGTTTATGGGAACTATCGGTCAGGTTTACGACGATGAAAATTCAGAGTCGGTATCGTTTGATGTTTTTGTTGCCGAAAATGAGCAGCAAAAACTTATGGGCGTTGAAAATATTGAGTTGCTGGTAAAAGCCAATGATAAAGAAAATGTGCTTCGAATTCTAAAATTGCCGGGAATGAAGTTATCGCAACATTTCGATGTTTTGCTTCAGAAGGATGATGAAGTTGTTCGTACTGAAATTGTTTTGGGAACATTTGGTAAAGATTACTGCGAAATTATTTCAGGCGTTAACGAAGGCGATGTTATACTGGTTGAAGATCCTTCTACCGCTATGGTGCAGTAA